AAATTAACATTTTCTAAGACCCTCGTTATACCACCCGATTTAGTTAATAAACCAGAAATATAATCACAGAAAAGCAAATGATGTCTGAATTTGTATGCCAAACTCATTGAGAGTCAAATAAGCCATACACAGTATTATTTCGCTGATTAGACAAACATCAAGTAAATAATTTCGTTTCCAAATTTCAATTAATGCATTTTATTTCAttcggcaaaaaaaaaaaaaaaaaaaaaaattgaggactAAAGTGAAAAATGGTCTAAACCTTGGGGACCGAAACCATAAAATTAGCCGCGCAACGAAAAAGGGGTCGAGGGACCGCGAACGCAGAGCCCTAATTTGCTTTAAagaagtttcttcttcttcttcttcttcttcttcactaggAGCTGGATTTGGTTGGGTCAATTAGGGTTCACTGAAGCACAGGACGATGGCCTCGTTTGCGTCGTTAAAATCTGCAATCTTCGACAGAGAAGAGCGAAAACAGTAAACCATTCTCCCTCTCAACTTTCTCTATAATCGATTCTCcttttattcaatttttttttttttgatgatctAAATCTTTCTCTTCGTGGATGTTTCAGGCAGTACCAGGATCACATTCGCGGCCTCAACGCTTACGAACGCCATAAAAAGTTCGTCAAAGATTACGGTACTGCCATTTTCGAATCCATACAAGCATTTCAGTTCCGAGTTTCTGTTACCAGCAATTTTTGTTATCCGCATAAATATAGCATTTTTTGTGCTGAAATAAGAAGAGCATTTTTGATTGGCATACTCGAGAATCAAGATAGGACTGAGCTTCGATTCGGACAAAGTCTATATGGCATTCGGAACTTCGAATCATTTGGATTATGATAGATTTAATGGCTTAAAGCTATGGAAATGTAAAATATGTAACGCTAGAGAAAGGACATAAAAGGAAGCATCGACAAATAGTGAGCTCTGTATTTGTTGGATCCTTTTATGTCCTAGAGCAAATGGATGATGAACAGTCTCCTCTACTTAGTAAGGAGGGTGGCTACAGTTGTCTATACATGTACATAGATGAATGCACACAACTtcttttgttttaatttatttttgttttggtgcaAAGCCATGGTGGCTGTGGTTTTCCTTTGCTAGATTTTGGATTTGTTGGTGGAAAAGCAATGGTGCCTTTCAAGTAACGGGATGATTATGTTTTGGCCGTTTAAGCTTTTTCACTTTATCAGTGCAAATATCTTTTCTCTCTGACCTGATACTGTGATTACTGTCATTTCTGGAGCTTGTGAACTGGATTGCTTTTGTGAATTTGCTCTCGTTTTTGTCAACTGCAGTCTTTGCACTTCTTTCTCCTTCAACattgtgatttttctttttctttattttcattaCTGTGTTGGTTATTGTTAGTTCAAAACAAAAGTTAGCATCATCCATTGGCTGGATGTCCATTTAGGTGTTTCCCTCACATTTAGTTTGTCAGTTTGATAGTAGTTATCAATAAATCTAGATTTGCATCTTACAGTTTAGCAACTCTTAGTAaacttttaatttatttttagtttttataatttttattaatgTTGCAGTTAGCTATTATGGTAGAGAAGGATCTTCACACGTGAAGTTGCCTGTCAAAACTGATCAAGACACCCTAAGAGAAGGGTACCGGTATGTAAGTTGTATTCCCTTATTCTTTCCTGTGGTACATTGCACCTGCTTGGTAGTATTACCAGCAATTTGATTTTGGTTGTATTGACTGAACCACTTctccaaaacaaaaactataGAAAAGTCCCACTTTGTTACAGCTACACCTGAGCTCTTAGATATGTGTTGTTTTTAGTGTACACGCACAAAATTTTGATTCTATCTTGCAATTTAATCTGcaattctttttcatttgggaAACACGTTTTCACTTTTGTCAATTTGTTAATGGGTGTTGCTAAATGAACCCAGCATAAATCTAAATACACCCAGcaattaaaaattatttttttatttccaaCTTTGCCCCTttctttggaaaaaaaaaaaaggtctaagCGCACCCAGCTTCCTCAACTCCTTTCAAATGATGCGGCAGAGGAGGTTTTCTTTTTACCCTTTGATTTGCTTCCTTTTACTCTGATGATATCCACACACTTTCAGCAGTTCTTCTTTCATCATCCAAaggagttttatttttatttttttttattcaatccTCAGAAAACATGCAATGTTCATTTGCAGATGTATAGAACTTCCATATAGGCATTGAGGATTTTCATGGTTTGGAATATTGGGGCTTTGGTTTCTCATGCAATTGGGTTTTACTAAGAAACATGGTTTGTTTGGAGATTCATGATTCAAGTTTAAGAAAGCTGACTTTGAAGTCTCAGTTAGCTAGAGCAATCTTTGGGAATTGGGCGAATAGAGAGAATGGTAAGGAGCCTGGTGGTCATTGGATCGATggagaagatggtgaagaaCATAAATGATAATACCTATGTAGTTGATTACTGCAAACTATGGTTTGGGGACCTCAGCATCCAAGTTTGAGAGGAGGCAGCCAGTGTTGTATGCTCTAGACTTTAGGGGGTAAATTTGGTAAACTTTGATAATTTTGTAAGTGATGGGTACacttagatatttgctgggtgCATTTGGCAAGACCCTTTGTTAATTTGCTTGACCATGTACGTTCATTTTTTAAAGGTTTGTGTGCTACACGATACCTATTCCAGTCAGTGTCTTCTCATGTCAGGCATTTGTTAGGTCTAGACCTTCCTTTATTGTAACTctgatttttcttttatgggAGTTATTGGAAGTTTAGTATCTCTTTCCTATTGTGAGATTTTGATTTCGCTTCTAACCACCTTTTACTAGGTTTATAAGATCTGAGGAAGATGACATGGACACATCCTGGGAGCAGAGGCTGGTGAAGCGATACTATGACAAGCTGTTTAAAGAGTATCCTTTGCAAACTGGTGCAGTGGTGCTATTTTCCTGCAACTGTTTCGAATATTGAAAAATATGATTATCAACTTATTTAGTCTAGCAATGCTTTGTTATTTTGGATATATGTGATAGAAATTTGACAACAACCTCCTTTAAAGCCTGGTTTTATTATTCagactgaatggttaagatttttagtttcttactcATTGCATTATCTATGTAATTGTTATGTTTGCATTTTCACATGTTTTTACCTAGAGTATATCGGTTTTCCTAGATGTCTTAAAAAATAGTGTCTCTTCCACACAAGTCACATGGCTGTTGACTTAAATTGCTTCATTGATTGTTGCCTTAATCTTATTGAAGATATTGCATAGCTGATATGTCACATTACAAGAGTGGTAAGGTAAGTAGTCACATTGATCTGCAAAATTCCAACAAAAGTTTGACGATCTTTCGCATACTTCTAAATTCTCACTTTAATGCATATATAACATCTTCAGTCTCCTTTTGAAATGGATTCTCATGAGGTGTTTGAAGGGAATGTCCTTGAACTATTGTTTGGCTCATTTTCTACTGTAAAGACTGTTGTTATGCTACGCCCCATTATgctataaataattttattctgATTTCCAATTCTTCTGTAGATTGGTCTGAGGTGGAGGACAGAAAAGGAAGTTGTATCCGGTAAAGGTAATGTTATTGCCTGCATTAACTACAAAGGCACCGCTATCATCTAACTCCTTTGATTTACATTTACATAAAATATATGTTCTCTTGCTCTCGGTCTAAAGTTACTCTCACGAAACTTGTTCTTTCATGTAATTAAAGTCCAATTTCGTTCCAAGACTCAGTTATTTGTGTTGGCTAGTTGTATACGTTTTCCTTTTGTAAGACATTATGTATACTATAGATTAATGCAGTAAAGCATCAGTGTGCAATTTTTCATGCAAAATCATCTGATTGAGATTAGTGGATAAGATACAAAATGTAGTTCCTAAAGCATCCAAGCAAGAATGTTTTGCGTTTGATTGGTGGCCAACAAAATTACCCATGATGGGCATCTGAATGCTTGTTCATTTGTTTTCCTCCACGAGTGTAACTCGGTGAGAATTACATATGTAGCTAAAATCTTTCAAAATCAGTTTTTCTTTTGTGGAAAAACTGTTGATCTTTGAGTTCCTAAAGTTCCTTTTCTCGCATAAATTGGCCGAAATGTCACTGTAATATTGTTTTAGCAAAATTTGACCCAGAAATGGTTAAAATGTCAGCTTTCCTCATTCCTTCGCTCTCCTCCCTTCTGCATCCCCTTCGTATTGATTCCTCACTCTCAAGAAGCAATAATACAAAGAGGACCTtccacttatttatttatttttatttatgcaTTTCAGTAGCGGTATTACATGGTGTATCATTTATTCTGGTTGGTTGTCTCTTAATTAAGGATGGAGCTAGAGTATAGAATTGACTTGATACTGTTTTCTGACAGGGCAGTTCATATGTGGTAGCAAACATTGCGATCTAAAAGATGGCTTAGCCAGCTACGAGGCAAGTGTTTGTAACTTTGCATATAATATTCATGACTCATAAATATTCCTCAAACAAAAAGGTTTATTTTGTCATTTGAATGGGTGACTTATACTCGCTCATTTCATATTCAGGTAGGAGTAGGCTTGTTCTTGTTGAGTTGTTGTATATGAAAGTAGCAGTCAGTATGAATATTAATCTGTAGAGGTCACTCTCCTGGATACTTCTTTGTGAATAATAATCTGTAGAGGTCACTCTCCTGGATACTTCTTTGTGATAAGGATAGACAAGTAGTACACTAAGGGGTAATTGGTTTGTCTTGGTCTAATCTGTTAATTGGTGTTGGTACAATGAACTACGTTATGTCATTAATATTAATGAtgtttcttcctcttttctgAATGTTTGCTATATGGTCGcacatttttttgtttggtaAAAAAGCTTCCAGATTAGAACTCCTAAATACTACATGGCTCTCATTCTTTGCCAATGGTCAAATTACAAAACGTTTGCATCCTAAGAGTTTGGGTATTCTTTTACAGGTGAACTTCTCTTATTATGAAGCTGGAGAAAACAAACAAGCGCTGGTCAAATTGGTAACTTGTGAGAGGTAGTTGGTGTTTATTATACTGTTATAGGCTCATTCTAGTACTTTGTTGTgaaaatttcattttaattgTTGTTAACAGACTGTTTGTCTGTTAAATTTTTGATGTGTCTGCTGTTTATTCCTTATACTGGTGACCTGTCTCACCGGATGTCACTTTCGGTCCTGATCACTTTGATTGTGTTCCCTTTGATGTTTGGACTGAATGATCCCTAACAGATGTTCGGAAAAGCTTCATTACAAACGACGGAAAGAGAAGGAACacatggaaaaagaaaagaatgaagataagagaagaaagaggttTGAATTTGACACACACAACCTTGCCTCTTTTGGGtttcatattttatttttattttttctttaggcAATCTGATGTTCCTTCTAAGATACAAAGCTAACCAGAATCTCTTTTGCAGGAACCGGTCAAGGGATAGTGATGACACTGATGATGAGGGAAGCAAGGAGAGGAGAAAAGGTTTGATGTTATATCACTTGTACCTTGTCATTATGTAAATTACAGTGTGAAAAATACTTTCATtaagttttgatttctttttctttttgaacacATTTATAATATCtgtattatactttgtttttcatCGCGGGTCAAGCAGaattgcagtttttttttttttttggctataaAAAGCTGAATTACATTTTGTCAGTAGATATGGTGAGACATACATTTGACAGGGATACAAGAGTAACATCGTTATTCTTATCCTTTGGCACTCTTAACAGTTTCTGATTAGCTCACACCATTCTCTTTGCAGGGAAAAAGGCTTCACT
This portion of the Rosa chinensis cultivar Old Blush chromosome 1, RchiOBHm-V2, whole genome shotgun sequence genome encodes:
- the LOC112181694 gene encoding protein FRA10AC1; this encodes MASFASLKSAIFDREERKQQYQDHIRGLNAYERHKKFVKDYVSYYGREGSSHVKLPVKTDQDTLREGYRFIRSEEDDMDTSWEQRLVKRYYDKLFKEYCIADMSHYKSGKIGLRWRTEKEVVSGKGQFICGSKHCDLKDGLASYEVNFSYYEAGENKQALVKLVTCERCSEKLHYKRRKEKEHMEKEKNEDKRRKRNRSRDSDDTDDEGSKERRKGKKASLSTSEQRVNDEDDDENFDEYLEGMFP